A stretch of the Dechloromonas sp. TW-R-39-2 genome encodes the following:
- a CDS encoding CvpA family protein — translation MTIFDYVVIGIVGLSLLFGLWRGVVSEIVALAAWFIGIYAAVEHGSQAGSLVFSGVADPSMRALAGCVLIFVGVLVAMSLVRWAVRNMVKALGLSVSDRLLGMVFGLVRGALITMVLVGLGGMTAAPSQSWWKESTLAAPLETAVLAAKPWLPDDLAKRIRFS, via the coding sequence ATGACGATTTTTGACTATGTCGTCATCGGCATCGTCGGCCTGTCGCTGTTGTTTGGCTTGTGGCGCGGTGTGGTGAGTGAAATCGTGGCACTGGCCGCCTGGTTCATCGGGATTTACGCCGCCGTCGAGCATGGCAGCCAGGCGGGTAGTCTGGTTTTTTCCGGCGTGGCTGATCCGTCGATGCGGGCGCTGGCTGGTTGTGTATTGATTTTTGTCGGCGTACTGGTGGCAATGTCGCTGGTTCGCTGGGCGGTTCGCAACATGGTCAAGGCCTTGGGCCTGAGTGTGTCGGATCGCTTGTTGGGCATGGTTTTTGGTCTGGTGCGCGGCGCGCTGATCACCATGGTTCTGGTCGGATTGGGCGGCATGACTGCTGCACCGAGCCAGTCGTGGTGGAAAGAGTCGACGCTTGCAGCACCCTTGGAAACAGCCGTCCTGGCAGCTAAACCCTGGCTGCCGGATGATTTGGCAAAACGAATTCGATTCAGCTAG
- the folC gene encoding bifunctional tetrahydrofolate synthase/dihydrofolate synthase: MNLSDWLAHLEGLHPKGQAGIELGLDRILQVKAALGQVQHCPVIVVGGTNGKGSTCAYLENIIDRAGYRVGSYSSPHLLVYNERVRLNGQPASDEALCAAFARVEAARQQAGNVALTYFEFGTLAAWEVFAEAGIEAAVLEVGLGGRLDAVNAYEPDVSIVTTVALDHTDWLGPDRESIGFEKAGIYRAGRPAFCADPNPPQRLLDHAAAIGADLRLLGRDFGFERPSAETNENRLQWRWWCRSGERVVKRALAYPGLRGPTQLFNAAVALAALDALGDKLPVTMQAIRPGLIETELPGRFQVVPGKPAIVLDVGHNPQAVKVLADNLSSMGFFDRTHAVVGMLGDKDIVGALQPLRDRVDVWHVATLEGVRGTTAETLAQIIRQAGLGGEVLCYASPELAMHAAKGLASESDRILAFGSFYTVAGALQALRKKT; the protein is encoded by the coding sequence ATGAATTTATCCGACTGGCTGGCTCACCTCGAAGGCTTGCATCCGAAGGGGCAGGCCGGCATCGAGCTTGGCCTCGACCGTATTCTTCAAGTCAAGGCGGCGCTCGGCCAGGTTCAACACTGTCCGGTGATCGTTGTCGGGGGCACCAACGGCAAAGGGTCGACCTGCGCCTACCTCGAAAACATCATTGATCGGGCCGGGTATCGCGTCGGCTCCTACAGTTCGCCGCATTTGCTGGTTTATAACGAACGGGTTCGCCTGAACGGGCAGCCGGCCAGTGATGAGGCACTTTGCGCCGCGTTTGCCCGGGTTGAGGCGGCACGCCAGCAAGCGGGCAATGTCGCACTGACTTATTTTGAGTTCGGCACGTTGGCCGCCTGGGAGGTTTTTGCCGAGGCAGGGATCGAGGCGGCCGTGCTTGAAGTGGGCCTGGGCGGACGGCTTGATGCGGTCAACGCCTATGAACCGGACGTTTCCATCGTAACGACAGTTGCGCTTGACCACACCGACTGGCTGGGACCGGACCGGGAAAGCATCGGTTTCGAAAAAGCGGGTATCTACCGTGCCGGGCGTCCGGCGTTTTGTGCCGATCCCAACCCGCCGCAACGCCTGCTCGATCATGCTGCAGCAATCGGTGCCGATTTGCGCTTGCTCGGCCGGGATTTCGGTTTTGAGCGGCCGAGTGCCGAAACCAATGAAAACCGGCTGCAATGGCGCTGGTGGTGCCGTTCCGGTGAGCGCGTAGTCAAACGTGCGCTGGCGTACCCCGGGCTGCGCGGCCCGACCCAGCTGTTCAATGCAGCGGTCGCCCTGGCGGCGCTGGATGCGCTGGGCGACAAGTTGCCGGTGACCATGCAGGCGATTCGGCCAGGTCTGATCGAAACGGAATTGCCCGGTCGTTTCCAGGTGGTGCCGGGCAAGCCGGCAATCGTCCTCGATGTCGGGCACAATCCCCAGGCGGTCAAGGTGCTGGCCGATAATTTGTCGAGCATGGGTTTTTTCGACCGGACACATGCCGTCGTCGGGATGCTTGGCGACAAGGATATTGTCGGTGCGCTGCAGCCGCTCAGGGACAGGGTCGATGTCTGGCATGTGGCAACACTGGAGGGCGTGCGCGGCACAACTGCCGAAACGCTGGCGCAGATCATTCGGCAGGCCGGGCTGGGTGGAGAAGTGCTTTGCTACGCTTCGCCGGAGCTTGCGATGCATGCAGCCAAGGGGCTGGCCTCTGAAAGTGATAGAATTCTGGCCTTTGGATCGTTCTACACGGTAGCCGGGGCGCTTCAGGCGCTGCGCAAAAAGACCTGA
- the purF gene encoding amidophosphoribosyltransferase → MCGILGVMATTPVNQLLYDGLMVLQHRGQDAAGIATAEGNTFHLHKGPGLVRDVFRTRNMRALPGNCGIGHVRYPTAGSAYNFAEAQPFYVNSPFGIVLGHNGNLTNAEQLKDEMFRMDRRHINTNSDSEVLLNVLAHELQAASHGYELDVDSIFQAVAGVHRRCRGAYAVVALIAGYGLLAFRDPHGIRPLVYGQNETPQGMEYLISSESVALDTLNFQVVRDIEPGEAVFIDLNHNLHSRQCAQQPMYAPCIFEYVYLARPDTVIDGVSVYEARLAMGELLAEKVKKTIPVDEIDVVIPIPDSSRPSAMQLAHALGIPFREGFVKNRYVGRTFIMPGQAMRKKSVRQKLNTVGQEFKGKRVLLVDDSIVRGTTSREIVDMARAAGATKVYFASAAPPVRYPNVYGIDMPTRAELIATGRTDAQIAAEIGADALIYQDIAALKQSITKLRSDLTVFDASCFDGQYITGDIDSYYLDAVEGKRSSGKPAKNDDEHDAPNSEQMVLGLANGGQE, encoded by the coding sequence ATGTGCGGGATTCTCGGTGTGATGGCGACAACGCCGGTCAATCAGTTGCTTTACGATGGTCTGATGGTGCTTCAGCACCGCGGCCAGGATGCAGCAGGGATTGCCACGGCAGAAGGTAATACTTTCCATCTCCACAAAGGGCCTGGTCTGGTCCGTGACGTGTTCCGCACCCGCAACATGCGGGCGCTGCCGGGCAACTGCGGGATCGGTCATGTGCGTTATCCGACCGCCGGCTCGGCTTACAATTTTGCCGAAGCCCAGCCGTTTTACGTCAATTCGCCGTTTGGCATCGTGCTTGGCCACAACGGCAATCTGACCAACGCCGAGCAGCTCAAGGACGAGATGTTCCGGATGGACCGCCGGCACATCAATACCAATTCCGATTCCGAAGTCCTGCTCAACGTGCTGGCGCATGAGCTCCAGGCCGCATCGCATGGCTATGAACTCGACGTCGACAGCATTTTCCAGGCGGTTGCCGGGGTGCATCGTCGCTGCCGCGGCGCCTATGCCGTCGTCGCCCTGATCGCCGGCTACGGCCTGCTGGCTTTCCGCGACCCGCACGGTATCCGTCCGCTGGTCTACGGCCAGAACGAAACGCCGCAGGGCATGGAATACCTGATTTCCTCGGAGTCGGTTGCGCTTGATACGCTGAATTTCCAGGTCGTGCGCGATATCGAACCGGGCGAGGCCGTCTTCATCGACCTCAACCACAACCTGCATAGCCGTCAGTGCGCCCAGCAGCCGATGTACGCGCCGTGTATCTTCGAATACGTTTATCTGGCCCGTCCGGACACCGTGATCGATGGCGTTTCGGTGTACGAAGCCCGTCTGGCGATGGGGGAACTGCTGGCTGAAAAGGTCAAGAAGACAATCCCGGTCGACGAGATTGACGTGGTCATTCCCATTCCGGACTCCAGCCGTCCGTCGGCCATGCAACTGGCCCACGCGCTGGGTATTCCGTTCCGCGAAGGTTTCGTCAAGAACCGCTATGTCGGCCGGACGTTCATCATGCCGGGCCAGGCCATGCGCAAGAAGTCGGTGCGCCAGAAGCTGAATACTGTTGGCCAGGAGTTCAAGGGCAAGCGTGTTCTGCTGGTCGACGATTCCATCGTGCGCGGTACGACCAGCCGCGAAATCGTTGATATGGCCCGTGCTGCCGGTGCAACCAAGGTTTACTTCGCTTCTGCCGCGCCGCCGGTGCGTTACCCGAATGTCTACGGGATCGACATGCCGACGCGTGCCGAATTGATCGCCACCGGTCGTACCGATGCGCAGATTGCGGCTGAAATCGGTGCCGATGCGCTGATTTATCAGGATATCGCCGCGCTCAAGCAGTCGATTACCAAGCTGCGCAGCGATCTGACCGTATTCGATGCATCTTGTTTCGACGGTCAGTACATTACCGGCGACATCGACAGCTATTACCTCGATGCCGTCGAAGGCAAGCGTAGCAGCGGCAAGCCGGCCAAGAATGATGACGAGCATGACGCACCGAATTCGGAACAGATGGTGCTTGGTCTGGCTAACGGTGGGCAGGAATAA
- a CDS encoding SPOR domain-containing protein gives MEDTDVQLQLKKRARRRLVGAVAFVSVVAVVLPMVMDHQPRQPVQDVEIRIPGQDEKPFAPKFAAAPVEKAVEKAPEKPVDKPVAVAPQVKVEAPESKPVPEPVAKVVPRAVEPEREKPVEKPVAKPEKPAAKPEKPVEKPAEKTAAKHDDAKRAAAILAGHAADASPAAKSGEYLVLIGAFANEANVKNLKAKLGEQGIKTISEPLDTPQGKKTRLRAGPFASKDAADKALDKMRKIGVSGVVAAKQ, from the coding sequence ATGGAAGACACTGACGTTCAACTGCAACTCAAGAAACGCGCGCGCCGCCGCCTGGTGGGGGCCGTCGCCTTCGTTTCCGTGGTTGCGGTCGTTCTGCCCATGGTGATGGATCACCAGCCGCGACAGCCGGTTCAGGATGTCGAGATTCGTATTCCCGGGCAGGATGAAAAGCCGTTTGCCCCCAAATTTGCTGCCGCGCCCGTTGAAAAAGCAGTCGAAAAAGCGCCTGAAAAACCAGTCGACAAGCCGGTTGCTGTAGCGCCGCAGGTCAAGGTTGAGGCGCCTGAGTCCAAGCCGGTGCCGGAGCCTGTTGCCAAAGTTGTTCCGCGTGCGGTGGAACCTGAGCGAGAAAAACCGGTCGAAAAACCCGTTGCCAAACCTGAGAAGCCGGCAGCAAAACCGGAAAAGCCTGTTGAAAAGCCGGCTGAAAAGACTGCGGCCAAACACGACGATGCCAAGCGCGCAGCAGCCATTCTGGCCGGACACGCTGCCGATGCGTCGCCGGCGGCCAAGTCCGGTGAATACCTGGTCCTGATTGGTGCGTTTGCCAATGAGGCCAATGTGAAGAATTTGAAGGCCAAGCTGGGCGAGCAGGGGATCAAGACGATCAGTGAGCCGCTGGATACCCCGCAAGGCAAGAAAACGCGCTTGAGGGCCGGGCCTTTTGCAAGCAAGGATGCGGCTGACAAGGCGCTCGACAAGATGCGGAAGATTGGTGTTTCCGGAGTGGTTGCGGCAAAGCAATGA
- the trpB gene encoding tryptophan synthase subunit beta, protein MNQYNFPDAKGHFGPYGGVFVAETLFGALDELKAAYAAAQADPSFRAEYEYELKHFVGRPSPIYHAKRWSEQLGGAQIYLKREDLNHTGAHKVNNCIGQAMLAKRMGKPRVIAETGAGQHGVATATVAARYGMECVVYMGAEDVKRQAANVYRMKLLGATVVPVESGSKTLKDALNEAMRDWVTNIHNTFYIIGTVAGPHPYPMLVRDFQKIIGEECLEQMPEMAGRQPDAVIAAVGGGSNAMGIFYPYINLPDVRLIGVEAAGDGMETGRHSASLTAGVPGVLHGNRTYLLQDEDGQIIETHSVSAGLDYPGVGPEHAWLKDLGRAEYQPVTDAEALAAFHTLCRIEGIIPALESSHALAYAAKLAPTLPKDKILLVNLSGRGDKDMHTVAEKSGITF, encoded by the coding sequence ATGAATCAATATAACTTCCCCGATGCCAAGGGCCATTTCGGTCCCTACGGTGGTGTATTTGTTGCTGAGACGCTGTTTGGTGCGCTCGACGAGCTCAAGGCTGCCTACGCCGCGGCACAGGCCGACCCGTCTTTCCGTGCCGAATACGAATATGAACTCAAGCATTTCGTCGGCCGTCCGTCGCCGATTTACCACGCCAAGCGTTGGTCGGAACAACTGGGTGGAGCGCAGATTTACCTCAAGCGTGAAGACCTGAACCATACCGGGGCGCACAAGGTTAACAACTGTATTGGTCAGGCCATGCTCGCCAAGCGCATGGGCAAGCCGCGTGTCATCGCTGAAACCGGTGCCGGCCAGCACGGCGTCGCCACTGCCACGGTGGCGGCACGTTACGGTATGGAATGCGTTGTCTACATGGGCGCCGAGGACGTCAAGCGTCAGGCGGCCAACGTCTATCGCATGAAGTTGCTCGGTGCGACGGTCGTGCCGGTCGAGTCCGGCTCGAAGACGCTGAAGGATGCACTCAACGAAGCGATGCGCGACTGGGTGACAAACATCCACAACACCTTTTACATCATCGGCACGGTCGCCGGTCCGCACCCGTATCCGATGCTGGTTCGCGATTTCCAGAAGATCATCGGCGAGGAATGCCTCGAGCAAATGCCGGAAATGGCCGGTCGCCAGCCGGATGCAGTGATTGCCGCTGTCGGCGGCGGTTCCAACGCGATGGGTATTTTCTATCCCTACATCAATTTGCCGGACGTTCGCCTGATCGGTGTCGAAGCAGCCGGTGACGGCATGGAAACCGGGCGTCACTCAGCCTCGCTGACGGCCGGTGTGCCGGGCGTGCTGCATGGCAACCGCACCTACCTGCTGCAGGACGAGGATGGCCAGATCATCGAGACGCATTCGGTCTCGGCCGGCCTGGATTATCCGGGCGTTGGCCCGGAGCACGCCTGGCTCAAGGATCTTGGCCGGGCTGAATACCAGCCGGTGACCGATGCCGAAGCGCTGGCTGCGTTCCATACCCTGTGCCGCATCGAAGGCATCATTCCGGCGCTCGAATCGAGCCATGCGTTGGCCTATGCCGCCAAGTTGGCCCCGACGTTGCCGAAAGACAAGATTCTGCTGGTCAACCTCTCCGGTCGGGGTGACAAGGATATGCATACCGTGGCCGAAAAATCCGGGATCACTTTCTGA
- the trpA gene encoding tryptophan synthase subunit alpha: protein MSRIKSAFERLNGEGRKALIPFITAGDPDADLTVPLMHALVEAGADVIELGVPFSDPMADGPTIQRASERALARGMTLRKVLQLVTRFRTDDDKTPVVLMGYANPIEAMGLEKFAEKAAQSGVDGVLVVDYPPEEAETFGVAMKANGMDPIFLLAPTSTTARIEQVAAIASGYVYYVSLAGVTGSGALNVEAVAERLPLIREKTGLPVGVGFGIRDASTAARIAAFADAVVVGSRIIEEIEKSTAETACAKVKTLVADIRRGVDEVKK from the coding sequence ATGTCGCGTATCAAGTCTGCTTTTGAGCGCCTCAATGGCGAAGGCCGCAAGGCGCTGATTCCTTTCATTACGGCTGGCGATCCCGATGCCGACCTGACCGTGCCCCTGATGCACGCGCTGGTCGAAGCCGGGGCTGACGTGATCGAACTGGGCGTCCCGTTTTCCGATCCGATGGCCGATGGCCCGACCATCCAGCGCGCCTCTGAGCGTGCGCTGGCGCGTGGCATGACCTTGCGCAAGGTACTGCAACTGGTGACCCGCTTCCGTACCGATGACGACAAGACGCCGGTCGTGCTGATGGGCTACGCCAATCCGATCGAGGCCATGGGTCTGGAGAAATTTGCCGAAAAAGCCGCGCAGTCGGGCGTTGATGGCGTCCTCGTCGTCGATTACCCGCCCGAAGAAGCTGAAACTTTCGGTGTGGCGATGAAGGCCAATGGCATGGATCCGATTTTCCTGCTTGCGCCGACGTCGACCACGGCGCGCATCGAACAGGTTGCGGCGATTGCCAGCGGCTATGTTTATTACGTTTCGCTGGCCGGTGTCACCGGGTCCGGCGCATTGAATGTTGAGGCTGTGGCTGAACGTCTGCCGCTGATCCGCGAAAAAACCGGCTTGCCGGTTGGTGTCGGTTTTGGCATTCGCGACGCGTCGACCGCAGCACGCATTGCTGCTTTTGCTGATGCAGTCGTCGTCGGCAGCCGAATTATCGAAGAAATTGAAAAATCCACGGCCGAAACTGCCTGTGCCAAGGTCAAGACCTTGGTCGCGGACATTCGCCGCGGTGTAGATGAGGTGAAAAAATGA
- a CDS encoding phosphoribosylanthranilate isomerase, with amino-acid sequence MKTRIKICGLTREADVDAAVAAGADAIGFVFYPPSPRYVTPQRAAELARRIPPFVDVVGLFVNEAPETVLAVCDVLPINVLQFHGDEDAAYCRQFARPYLRAARVRPGLDLVEFAGSFPDARGLLLDAFVEGYGGGGHVFDWTLIPSGLPGFLVLSGGLAAENVGDAVRRVSPVAVDVSSGVEMSKGIKDHSKIAAFVAAVRKADESI; translated from the coding sequence ATGAAAACCCGGATCAAGATTTGCGGCCTGACACGCGAAGCGGATGTCGATGCCGCCGTGGCTGCCGGTGCCGATGCCATCGGTTTCGTCTTCTATCCGCCCAGCCCGCGTTACGTCACGCCGCAGCGGGCGGCCGAGCTGGCCCGGCGAATTCCTCCGTTTGTCGATGTGGTTGGCTTGTTCGTCAATGAGGCGCCGGAAACGGTGCTTGCTGTCTGCGATGTCTTGCCGATTAATGTCCTGCAGTTTCATGGCGACGAAGATGCCGCCTATTGCCGGCAGTTTGCCCGCCCCTATCTTCGGGCCGCGAGGGTGAGGCCGGGGCTTGATCTGGTAGAATTCGCCGGCTCATTTCCCGATGCGCGCGGTTTGCTGCTCGATGCTTTTGTCGAAGGCTACGGTGGTGGTGGCCATGTTTTTGACTGGACGCTGATTCCGTCGGGCTTGCCGGGCTTTTTGGTGCTTTCCGGCGGGTTGGCCGCAGAGAATGTTGGCGATGCGGTGCGGCGGGTTAGTCCTGTTGCGGTCGACGTCTCTTCCGGGGTCGAAATGAGCAAGGGAATCAAGGATCACTCGAAAATCGCTGCCTTTGTGGCGGCAGTACGGAAAGCTGATGAATCAATATAA
- the accD gene encoding acetyl-CoA carboxylase, carboxyltransferase subunit beta has translation MSWLTKLLPPKIKREQGAQRRNALPEGLWSKCPSCEAVLYATDLENNLQVCPKCGHHHRINARQRLDVLLDPEGRFEIGAEVLPVDSLKFKDSKKYPDRLMEANESSGESDSLVVLQGAIKTMPVVAAAFEFDFMGGSMGSVLGERFVRGVQIAVEQKMPFICITASGGARMQEGLFSLMQMAKTTAALTKLSQAGLPFISILTDPTMGGVSASFAFVGDVVIAEPKALIGFAGPRVIEQTVRETLPEGFQRSEFILEKGAIDMIVDRREMRDQVARVLALLQKLPVAA, from the coding sequence ATGAGTTGGTTGACCAAGCTTCTGCCCCCGAAGATCAAACGTGAACAAGGCGCCCAGCGCCGCAATGCGCTGCCCGAAGGCCTGTGGAGCAAGTGCCCGTCCTGTGAGGCCGTGCTTTACGCCACTGATCTCGAAAACAATCTCCAGGTTTGCCCGAAGTGCGGTCACCACCACCGGATCAACGCACGTCAGCGTCTTGATGTGCTGCTCGATCCCGAAGGTCGCTTCGAAATCGGCGCCGAGGTTCTCCCGGTCGACTCGCTGAAATTCAAGGATTCCAAGAAGTACCCGGATCGCCTGATGGAAGCCAACGAGAGCAGCGGCGAAAGCGACTCCCTCGTCGTCCTGCAGGGCGCCATCAAGACCATGCCAGTCGTTGCGGCCGCCTTCGAGTTCGATTTCATGGGCGGCTCGATGGGCTCCGTGCTCGGCGAGCGCTTCGTGCGCGGCGTTCAAATCGCTGTCGAGCAGAAAATGCCCTTTATCTGCATCACCGCTTCCGGCGGTGCGCGCATGCAGGAAGGCTTGTTTTCGCTGATGCAGATGGCCAAGACGACGGCTGCACTGACCAAGCTTTCCCAGGCTGGCCTGCCGTTCATTTCCATCCTGACCGATCCGACCATGGGCGGTGTTTCAGCTTCTTTCGCCTTCGTCGGCGACGTGGTGATTGCCGAACCGAAAGCGCTGATCGGCTTTGCCGGTCCGCGCGTGATCGAGCAGACGGTGCGCGAAACCTTGCCTGAAGGTTTCCAGCGTTCCGAGTTCATCCTCGAAAAGGGCGCCATCGACATGATTGTCGACCGGCGTGAAATGCGCGATCAGGTTGCTCGCGTCCTGGCGTTGCTGCAAAAGCTGCCGGTAGCTGCCTGA